From Nerophis lumbriciformis linkage group LG39, RoL_Nlum_v2.1, whole genome shotgun sequence, one genomic window encodes:
- the LOC133577944 gene encoding zinc finger BED domain-containing protein 4-like, which translates to MKATLLDAVHTRFDHVETEPLYAVATMLDPRYKGKFFTNATNLDQAKEALKVEVMKMEQELKTMPSGEGVAEAETARQTPGMEAGSSTSSLGSFFDEILEESCAASPSEQQITPGALFQLESYLSEPPAGRKSNPFHYWRDNQSRLPALAATASKFLSAPCTSVESERLFSTASLIIDEHRSRLTPEHLEVLVFVRKNLPIMLGLQSGGANN; encoded by the exons ATGAAGGCCACCTTACTCGATGCGGTGCACACACGTTTTGACCATGTGGAAACTGAACCACTCTATGCCGTGGCAACAATGCTAGATCCACGCTACAAAGGCAA GTTCTTCACTAATGCTACCAACCTGGATCAGGCAAAGGAGGCACTAAAGGTAGAGGTGATGAAAATGGAACAAGAACTGAAGACCATGCCCTCTGGAGAAGGTGTGGCTGAGGCTGAGACAGCAAGGCAAACACCAGGAATGGAGGCTGGAAGCTCAACCAGCAGCCTCGGCAGCTTCTTTGACGAGATACTGGAGGAGAGCTGCGCAGCAAGTCCATCTGAGCAGCAGATCACCCCAGGGGCACTGTTTCAGTTGGAGAGCTACCTCAGTGAGCCTCCAGCTGGGCGTAAGAGCAATCCTTTTCACTACTGGAGAGACAATCAGTCTCGACTACCCGCCCTGGCAGCAACAGCATCCAAGTTCCTCAGTGCTCCTTGCACCAGTGTTGAGAGTGAGAGGCTTTTTAGCACAGCCTCACTCATCATTGATGAACACAGGAGCAGGCTGACACCTGAGCATCTTGAAGTGCTCGTTTTTGTTAGAAAGAATCTCCCCATTATGCTCGGACTGCAGTCAGGGGGGGCAAACAATTGA